The nucleotide window tcatcaccatcagcatCTGTCGGCCTCTTTCGCTTCTTATTCTTCGCCGCCAATTGCTTCTTGTATTCGGCTGACTGCCTGTAAAAAGAAGGTGGGTCGTGAGAGCTCTCCAGGAAATCCTGCTTCAAGAAATCCTCAACCGACATGCGACTCGACTCAGTGACCTTGAACTCTTGCAGTCGGTTCTGAATCGTGTGATTGGTGACTTTGACAATGTAGACGACCTCTCGCACAGTTCGTCGAAAGTTGTGCATTCGTGCCGCCATGAGCAGACAAGCTCCACAGATGCCTGATGGTCGACGACCCATGACCATCCAATCTCGACTCATTCGCTTGACCAGTCGAACAGCATCCTCGGCAACTTTGGCCGTGTCTTGGTGAAACTCCATCTTTGTCGCAAATCGCCAGATAAGATCCTCCGGATACACTGGAATGAGACCATCGTTGCCAATTGGCACCACCtcattgagcttcttgaaaaTCCGACCCAGCTTGAAGACATTGAGCTGCACCAAGTCCGCCAGGTCGATAAGCATAACCTTGCATGGTGGCTCAGCTCGGCAAGCTGCGTACAGGCAGACAGCCGCGACGCTGGCCAATGTGCGACCTTGGATGAAGTTTGCGCTTGACGCCAGCTTAAAAACTTGCGTTCCTGCAGTGACCAGACTGTCGCTGACGTTAAGCTGCTGCGCGTAACCCTGCATCAAGCCCTTTGCTTCCCTAATACTCTTCTCTCGATCCTCAGATCCTCCAACTCGTCGGAATGCAGGTCCCATGCTTCGCACGCCCGCTTGATCAGCACCGATGTAAGAACCATGaacaacagcagcacccGAAGACGACTCTCCAAAGGTGACTTCTGCCACAATGTTACTGTCATCAGAGATACGACCGCAAGTCTGACATGTCCCATCGACGACATTGGGTTTCGGACAGGCTTTGTTCGGACATTGTGGACGGTTCGGTTTTGCTAATGAAGCATTTCGATTTACTGCAGCAACTCGTAGGCTATTTGAATGGGCGGCTGCATTGGCTGCTCGTCGTTCTTCTCGTTCGCGCATCGCTCGGACGGGGTTGGGTTTTCCGAACCGTGGTTTCGCAACCGGGCGCCCAGTAGGCCCCGATTTTGGTGGTGTAAGAAACGACGACATTGTGAAGATATCGTATAATTTATTAGAAATGAATTGAAAGTCGTTTCGCTATTGGTCTTCCTTCTCTCCCCCAGGCCGAGAAACGGCTAGATCACTGAGGCTATAAACACTCCAGTGCCGCGGTGTCGAAAGAGCCTATATGCGATAGCTCTTACAAAAATATATTATCGCGATaagggaagggaaaaaagtAGAGGGATGGACAAGGTGAGATACTGGTGAAGAGAAATCGCGAGTCTCGGTGCAGGCGGGGTTTTTTGGGTGGGAGAAATGAGTGTCGATGGTCGAGTGGGGAAGAGTTTTCACTCGCGTGGGCGAGCCCCTGCAATTCGACTGAGTCAGAGGGCCAAGGCAGTGACAGTTCGAACACCAGTGCGTGTTGTTTTTGGAATAGTCCTGACACTGCACAAATGATAGCGAGCAGAGTCTTTGATGGGTATTGTCGATATAGAGTCGTCAATCTTTGTTGATAGCCCTTTttctgatgaggagaagtgAAGAGGAGATTTACTGGTGCAGGTCAATTTGTGCGAGCAATCTTGTTGAAGCGGTTGGTGACGAGCGAGCCGAGGTTTATCCCCACAAACTCAACGTCAGCTGGAAGTACAGGGTAGGCGCAGAGCAATTCATTGAGATTAACTCTACGATTGAGTATCATATTTAAGATCTGTTGCATCGCTAATGGACCGTATTGAATATACAGTCTATACTACGTTGATTTCTTTCATCTGTATACACACTCTCGGTTCATCAGACCATAAATGCCCCCTCTAAATAGAGTATCTCGGTATTCAGCTCATCTCCACCTACCATCACTTTATCCGCATCAAGCTCACGCCCTACATGCAAAACCCTGTCAATCCAGAACCTTTCCAGAATTAACCGTAAAAGTGACAACCGGTTATTCGTATTTACCTCCATTCTACCAACAAGATCCTCCCATCAAAGGCGGAGTTTCCGCTGCATGTTTGCTCGACTCAACCCGATTACGTCAGGTCTGCCCCGCGATTTCTGGTCAAGGGCATCATTCGGAAGATCTATAAATACATCGACGTGTCCCCTTGGAGAATACCTTCGTTAATACCTAGAATTTCTGCATATTATTTTTGTTCaaagtatatttaactaCAATGGATACTCCCTTCAAGTGGTCGGCACCCCCTGGTAGCGATATCTGGAAACAGCCTCCTTCTACCGACGTCTTCACTGGTGAGCATCTCAACCCCTCCCTCTCAAACGCGCCCTCTCAACCAGCCATCACCACTAGCCTCACTCACTAACTTCCCCAGCACCCTTCACCACACACTCCAAAAAACCTCTCAAGAAGTTCATCTCCGCAACTCTCACCTTCCGCACAAAGTACATCCATCAGTACGACCAGGCCTGTCTTCTCCTAGTCTTCACAAACCCCAACTCCCCCACGCCCCGCAAGTGGATCAAGACCGGCATCGAGCTATACAACGATCACCCGCGCTACTCAACCGTGACATGCGATCAGTGGGCAGATTGGAGCGTTGAGAAGGTCGGGCCTGAGAATGAAGCTGGTGTGAGGAATGGTGACAAGTGCGTTACTGTAAAGGTGCAGAGGGTGCAGGATGCGCTGGGGCTTTGTATGTGGACGTACAgggttgatgaggatggtgacAAGACGCCGTTGAGGCAGACGAATTGGGTTTATGGCGATAACGGTGGTGAGGGCTGGGATCTAgagattgctgctgctgtcgcgCGACCTGATCCCAAGAAGGAGATCcaggaggatcttgaggttACGTTTGAGAAGTTTGAGGTTGAGTGGGATGAAACCGCCTAATCACTCAACCGTCATTTTTAAAGCATTACATCACATACATCACATACATCACATGCAAAGGAACATCAATTGAGGTGGCCGAATTTCTCATTACCTCTACCCTGACGGTGCTTGCGCCAGGGAGGATCGTTCAACGATCCCAAGTGGTTAATAATCATCAAGATCGTAACTTCATTCTCATCGGCGTCACGCCGGTCCCAAATAAGCCCATGCAGAAAAGGATCTCCATTTCCCATCTCCTCCAGCAAACAAAACAGGAAAAGCAGTAACAAAAGGACAGGTTCGAGGTATCAGTCTGTAGATGCGAACCAAAAGCAAAAGAGGGCCCGACCCGGTACTAAAGAGGCGAGGCACACACGCAGTATGTGAGGGTTGAGATGTTATTAAAGCCTCTTGTTCTCAAGGTCCCCTCCTTACTGTGCAAAATCCGAGTAGGAGATGTTTGTATCCGTTTCGCGTTCTAGAGAGAAAAAACTCCTGCCATAAAACGTGAAAGCAAAAAGACAGCAACAAAACCAGAAGAGatcctttttttttcggTGGAAAATTTCCAAGATGGTACAAATGCAAGCTT belongs to Fusarium musae strain F31 chromosome 9, whole genome shotgun sequence and includes:
- a CDS encoding hypothetical protein (EggNog:ENOG41), with amino-acid sequence MDTPFKWSAPPGSDIWKQPPSTDVFTAPFTTHSKKPLKKFISATLTFRTKYIHQYDQACLLLVFTNPNSPTPRKWIKTGIELYNDHPRYSTVTCDQWADWSVEKVGPENEAGVRNGDKCVTVKVQRVQDALGLCMWTYRVDEDGDKTPLRQTNWVYGDNGGEGWDLEIAAAVARPDPKKEIQEDLEVTFEKFEVEWDETA
- a CDS encoding hypothetical protein (EggNog:ENOG41~BUSCO:EOG092613QA), which codes for MSSFLTPPKSGPTGRPVAKPRFGKPNPVRAMREREERRAANAAAHSNSLRVAAVNRNASLAKPNRPQCPNKACPKPNVVDGTCQTCGRISDDSNIVAEVTFGESSSGAAVVHGSYIGADQAGVRSMGPAFRRVGGSEDREKSIREAKGLMQGYAQQLNVSDSLVTAGTQVFKLASSANFIQGRTLASVAAVCLYAACRAEPPCKVMLIDLADLVQLNVFKLGRIFKKLNEVVPIGNDGLIPVYPEDLIWRFATKMEFHQDTAKVAEDAVRLVKRMSRDWMVMGRRPSGICGACLLMAARMHNFRRTVREVVYIVKVTNHTIQNRLQEFKVTESSRMSVEDFLKQDFLESSHDPPSFYRQSAEYKKQLAAKNKKRKRPTDADGDEDEEEDDNLADKIDPRLIEGGADLSKAPVVEYRRDDDGFIIPPIPSKIAKDPSLVNRLNENAEDEEAEGEDTNVQTLDGLVQEFGDAMDEELAENGTQETNQRKGSKPQLPINEEWEQDEQELEGVIEEIFNDPLTYEHAMAYTTAEQRARIHTVWALQQRPQKEVSMSADVTEDEFADDPEVNNCLLSPEEAQIKEMIWVNQNKEWLRKHQEKVFRKKVEAERPKQTRKRRKRARMGEGQTSPASSAAEAAVNVAKDRAWSKRINYDAIRNIFDMPNLGGPGSEATSRKTSVAGSTKGVDDASEAPDESVAGDEPEAPQEEEEFEEEEYDETQNYGDGEEFGGGGDEFGGGYDEDDPEMDAEYGLEEYA